The genome window GGGAGAACGGCTCCTGGGGATCGACACGAAGGGGACCTTCCGCATCCTCGGGGGGAACGGGACGACCGGAAGCGATGGGGACGGCGGCCCGGCGCGACAGGCCCGGTTCAACGGGATGCACAGCCTGGCGATGGGCCGCGACGGACAGGTCTATCTGGCCGACACCTGGAACAACCGTATCCGGCGCTACGATCCCAAGAGCAGCGTGATCGAAGCCTTCGCGGGGACGGGGGAGAAGAAGTACGGCGGCGACGGCGGACCGGCGAAGTCCGCTCTCTTTACCGGCGTCTTCTGCATCGCCTTCAACCCGGCGGGAGAAAAGCTCTACGTGACTGACCTCGACAACCGCCGGATCCGCGTTGTCGACATGGGGACCGGTGTCGTGGATCTCGTGGCCGGCAATGGCAAGAAGGGCCTTCCGGAAGATGGCGCGGATGCCAGGACCTCTCCGCTAGTCGATCCGCGGGCCTGCACCGTCGACCGGAAGGGGAACGTCTACATCCTGGAGCGCGGCGGCCACGCTCTCCGCGTCGTGCGTCCCGATGGCAAGATCTACACCCTCGCCGGAACGGGCAAGGCGGGGCTGACGGGAGACGATGGCGACGCGAAGCTGGCGACGCTGAACGGTCCGAAGCACCTGTGCATCGACCTGGACGACAACGTGATCATCGCCGATACGGCGAACCACGTGATCCGGAAGTACACCCCCACTGACGGTCGGATCACCCGCGTCGCTGGCACGGGAAAGAAGGGGGATTCGGGAACCGGGGGCGATCCGCTCATGATCACCTTCAACGAGCCGCACGGCGTGCATGTCCGTCCGGACGGCTCGTTCTACATCGTCGACAGCATGAACCACCGGATCTTCCGCTGGAAGAAGTAGAGCCTCCTTCTGGGCTCGGCACGCAGCGGATGTTCGTTTTTTTTAGGAACCGGCGTTGAGGACTCAACGCCCGCTTTGCGGTCCCTGCGGATTGGTGAGGGGGCATCCGGCACTGTGTCCGCGCTTGGACACTGGCTCCTTCAGACATCTCTCGACGGCCAAAGCCTCCGGCGGGCAAAGGGGATTCTCCCCTCTGCACTCCCTGACCAGGGTGCCCCTGGACCCGGCATTACTCCGACAGCAGCCGCAGCGCCCGCCACGTGTATTCGATGCCGCTGTAGGCCGTGATTCCCACGGTCGCCATCACGGTCCCGTTCCGCAGCCAGATCAGCGCGGTCCAGGAGAGACCGAGCGATTCGCTCCACAGCTCGCGGAACTCGGGGCTGAGGGAGAGCAGGGCGAGCGACACCGCCACGCACTGCACCCCCATCTTCCACTTGCCGATCCACGCCGCGGAGAAATCTTTCCCCCGCTGTTCGAGGAACCCGCGGAGGCTCGTGATGAACATCTCGCGGCCCACGATGATGAGCGTCACCCAGGCGTTGACGCCGCTGCCGGCCCACTGCTGCAGGAAGATGAACGCCCCGCAGATGATGATCTTGTCCACGAACGGATCCATGATCCGTCCCAGGACCGTGACCTGACCGTACTTACGGGCCAGATAGCCATCGAGGAAGTCCGTCGCCGCGGCGACGATGAAGACGATCGCCGAGGTCTGCCAGTACCGTCCCGACCAGATGAGGCCGAACAGGACCACGGAAAGCACGAGCCGGCTCAGCGTGATCGCGTTGGGCAGATTGAGCGAGCGAGCGTCGACGACCTGATCCGCTGTCGGGCGGCTGGCGGGAGTCCCCGGCTGCGTGAGCGTCGGAGAGGGGGGCGAGATGGCGGTCGACTGCTCCATGCCAGACCGAAGGAATTGAATGCCAGGATTGATCGTCAACCCGAGTGTAGCGTTCCGGCGCAGGGGGATGCGACCTGCTCCCCAGGAAATTCGGCCGGTCTGCAGAATCCCCGCGTCGGCGGCCGCTCGGTTCCGACTACAATTGATCGGAACTTTCCCACGTGTTACCGTTCCCAAGTGGCCTCGATGTCTCCAGCCCGGATCGGTCCGGGCTGTCCGTTAAAATATCTCTGGCCCTCAAACGTCTCAGGGAGAACGTTCAATGAAACGCGGACTTCTGTCTCTGCTCGGATTGGCTCTCGTTGTGACTCTGGCCGGCGCGGCCGAAGACAAGATTACCGGCAAGTGCCCGGTGTCCGGCAAGGACATCACCAAGGACGTTTCGGTCGACTACAAGGGAGCGAAGGTCTACTTCTGCTGCCCCGGCTGCCCGGACGCCTTCAAGGGTGACACCGCCAAGTACGCCTCCAAGGCGAACCAGCAGCTCGTCCAGACCGGGCAGGCGACCCAGGAAAAGTGCCCGCTCTCCGGCGGCAAGATCAACCCGGACAAGACGGCCAAGGTCGGCGAAGTGACCGTCAAGTTCTGCTGTGAAAAGTGCCAGGGGAAGGTCGCTGCCGCGGAAGGGGATGCCCAGCGGGATCTCGTCTTCTCGGACACCGCCTTCGGCAAGGGATTCAAAGTCGGCAAGTAGTTCGCCGATTCCCCAACGCTGCGATCGATCAAACCCCGGATGACCTCCGGGGTTTTTGTTTGGGCCTGGGGAGGGATTCGCCGCGGCAGTCCCCCGCAACGCTGCGTCTCTTCACACGCTCTAAAAATGGATCGCGACACTGTCTGCCGGCCCACGTCCTTCTCCGTTCATCTCTGAGGCACCGATGCCGTACCGGTCTCTTTCGGCTTTCGTGGTGGTTCTGGCTCTGTTCACTCCGGTGTGTACAGCTGTCGCAGATGACTACCTCAAGATTGGCGCCTGGAACATCGAGAACCTCGGCGGCCGTGTCCCCAACCAGCATCCCGCCGCCATTGCGGAGCATCTCCTGGTGGCGGATGTGGACATCCTCGCCCTGGAGGAGATCTGGGACACCGACGGCGTTCCGGAGACGATGACGAGTCCCGCTCTCGATCAGATCTTTCAGCGGGTCAACGAAGGGGACGATGCGGACTGGACCTACGTTCTGTTCGCCAACCGCACGGACGGTCCCGAGCGGCACACGGGGATCGCCTGGAACCGCAAGCGGGCGACGATGGTGGGAGAGCCGATGAAGGTCCCTGTGGCCTTCGCGAGCGACGCGACGTGGAACCGGATTCCGC of Planctomyces sp. SH-PL14 contains these proteins:
- the pgsA gene encoding CDP-diacylglycerol--glycerol-3-phosphate 3-phosphatidyltransferase, producing MEQSTAISPPSPTLTQPGTPASRPTADQVVDARSLNLPNAITLSRLVLSVVLFGLIWSGRYWQTSAIVFIVAAATDFLDGYLARKYGQVTVLGRIMDPFVDKIIICGAFIFLQQWAGSGVNAWVTLIIVGREMFITSLRGFLEQRGKDFSAAWIGKWKMGVQCVAVSLALLSLSPEFRELWSESLGLSWTALIWLRNGTVMATVGITAYSGIEYTWRALRLLSE
- a CDS encoding YHS domain-containing protein; the protein is MKRGLLSLLGLALVVTLAGAAEDKITGKCPVSGKDITKDVSVDYKGAKVYFCCPGCPDAFKGDTAKYASKANQQLVQTGQATQEKCPLSGGKINPDKTAKVGEVTVKFCCEKCQGKVAAAEGDAQRDLVFSDTAFGKGFKVGK